The bacterium genomic interval GGGACGATCATCGCCAAGGGACCCGATGGCCGCGTCGGCTGGAACGAAGTGATCAACGTCTACGAGGTGAACGACGCGGGCAAGATCACCCTTCTGCGCTCCTACTGGGACTTCGCGGCCAACCAGAAGACCTTCTTCTAGTCCACGCGGGCGCCCTTGCTCACCGTCGAACGCAGCAATCGGACCGAACGACTCTTCGAAGGTCTCGCGACCCGCCTGATGGCGCCCGGTCGCTCGCCCCTCGCGCCGTCGACCGTCATCGTCCAGGGCCCCGGCATGGAGCGCTGGCTCGCGCAGTCGCTGGCGCGCGCCTACGGGGTCTGCGCGAACACCGAGTTCATCTTCCCGCGAGACTTTCTCGAGCGGGTATTCGCGCAGGTCGAAGGGGACGCGCGACCGGCAGCGGGTCTCTGGCAGGGGGGGCGTCTCGTCTGGGCCGTCGCTCGCCAGCTCGAAGCCCTGCGCGACGACCCGGACTTCGCCCCCCTCGCGCTCCATCTCCAGGCGGCGGACGGCGAGTGGCGGCTCGTCCAGCTCGCGGGCGAGATCGCGGCGATGCTCGATCGCTATGCGACGCACCGCCCACAGTGGCTGCACGACTGGTGCGAAGGGCGCGACCTGCCCACCGAGGGCGACGCGCGTTGGCAGGGGCGGCTCGTTCACGCCCTCGGCCAGGCGAGCGCGGATCGTCCCTTCGCGGATCGAGCGCTCGCCGTCCTCGAAGCGCTCGAGAGCGAGTCGGCGCAGGCCGCGCTCGCGCAGGCGTGGCCCCGGGGTGTCGAGGTCTTCGCGGTGTCGACGCTGCTCCCGGTCGATCTCGCGGTCCTCGATCGGGTGTCTCGGATCGTCGACGTGCATCTGTCGATCCTGAGTCCGTCGCGCCAGTGGTGGGCAGAGCTCTGGCACGAGGTCCGGGACGCCGAGCGCGCGGGGCTCCTCCAGCCGGGCGGGCTGCCGATGGCCCCGCCGCCGGCAGAGGCGCTGATCGATCCGCCGACCCCCGCCGGGCGACTCCTCGCGAACCTCGGGCGACTCGGCGCGGATTTCCAGCGCTGTCTCGAAGAGCTCGAGTCGGCGCAGGAAGCGCCGGAGGATCGATACGAGACGCCGTTCGCCGCCACGCTGCTCGGTCGCCTGCAGCGACGCTTCCTCGACCTCGACACGCCCGGGGAGGATGAGCGGGTCGTCGCCGCGGACGACGATTCGATCCAGATCCATCGCTGTCACGGACCGCGACGGGAGCTCGAGGTCGTCCACGCGCAGCTCCACGAAGCGTTCCGTGCCCTCCCGGATCTCGTGCCCGAGGACGTGATCGTGATGGCGCCGGGGATCGATGCCATTGCGCCGGACATCGAGGCGGTCTTCGGGGCGTTGCGTCGAGAGGACGGCGCGATTCCGCATCGGATCGCGGATCGTGGCGCGATGCGACGTTCCCCCGTCGCGGAGACCTTCGTCGCGCTCCTTCAGCTGATGACCGGACGCGCGGGACGCGGTGAGGTCATCGACTGGCTCGCCCGCGAGCCGGCCCGCGCACGCTTCGGCCTCGAGGCGGACGCGGTCGAGGAGGTGGCGGAGTGGGCGGCGCGGGCGGGGATCCGATTCGGGCTCGATGCCGACCATCGCGCGTCGCTCGGGCTCGCCGCCGACCCGGCGCATACCTGGACGGAAGGTCTCGCGCGCCTGGCGCTCTCCCACGCGGTGGGGACGACCGGAGCGGCCTATCAGGATCTCGCGGCGGAGCGCATCGGACCGATGGCCGATCCCGCGCTCCTCGGTGCGGTCGGGGACGTGGTCGACCTGCTCGTCGCCGCGCGCCGCGTCGCTTCCGGTCGTCGTTCGGTCGGCGGCTGGTGTCGCTGGCTCGCGGAGCTGCTCGACGCGGCGTGCGACGGCGGGGATCTTTCCGCGGACGAACACGTTCGGATCCGCACGCATCTCACGCGAATCGCCGAGGACGCGGAGGTCGTGGGGTTCGAGGACGAGATCCCCTTCGAAGCGATCCGCGAGCGGGTCGTCGGGGCCTTGACTGCGAGCCCCGCCCCCCAGGCGTTCCTGGCCGGGGGCGTGACCTTCTGCGAGCTGGTACCGCTGCGCGCGATCCCGTTCCGGGTCGTCGTGATCCTCGGCCTGGTCGACGGCGCGTTCCCACGCGGCCGCGCCGCGCCGGGCTACGACCTGATGGCGCGGGCGCCGCGCGCAGGGGACCGAAGCCAGCGGAGCGACGACCGCTATCTCTTTCTCGAGGCGCTGCTCTCCGCGCGAGACCGGTTGATCCTCACGGCGCCGGCGCGTGACGTGCGCGACGGCAGTGACCTCCCGCTCTCGATCGTCGTGACCGAGCTCCTCGAAGCGCTCGACGGGACCTTCGTCGCGGAAGACGGTCGCGCGCTGCGCGAGCAGCTCGTCGCCGAGCACGCGCTCCACGGCTTCAGTCCGAGCTACTTCGAAGGGCGCCCCGGCCTGGGGCGGCGTGGACTCGACCCCGACGCCTACGCGGGGGCACGGGCGCGAAGGCAGGCGCTCCAGGACGGGGGCGGTCGCGTGCGTCGCTTCCTCGACGAGCCGATCGACGCGGCGCACGCGGTTCCGCCGATCGACCATCTCGGCCTCGAAACGCTGACGGCTCTGATCGGTCGACCCTCGCGGACCTTTCTTCGCGATCGACTGCACGTCCGACTCCCCCAGGAAGAAGACGTCGTCGACGAGCTCGACCCCTTTACCCTCGACGGCCTCGATCGCTGGGGACTCGGCAGCGCGCTGCTCCAGGCGATGGAAGAGGGCGCTTCCCCGGAAGCCGCGCTCGAGCGGTTGGCCGCCTCTGCGTCGACGCCCCGAGGCGTCGCCGGGCGCTCCGCCTTGCGGAGCATCCTGACCCAGGTCCTCGACGTCGCCCGCGTCGCGGCAGCTCGACGCGCGAGCGGTTCGCTCCCGGACCACCGAGCGAGTCTCGACCTCGAGCTCGCTTCCGGTCGGGTCGTCCGCCTCTCGGGCCGCCTCGATCACCTCACGCCGGCGGGGCGCGTCCTCGCGCGGTTCACGAAGCACGGGAAACGCGGCGAGCTCGAGGACTGGGTCCGCCACCTCTTCCTCTGCGCGTGCGTCGAGGAAGGGGCCGACCTCGAGCCGCATACCTTCGTCGTCGGACGCCCGACCGACACGAAGCAGCCTCGCCCGGTGATCGAGTTCGAGCCGGTCGAAGGCGCGCGCCGCGAGCTGGTCCGACTGCTCGACTGGGCGCTCGAGTCCGGGGATGGCCCGCTACCCTTCTTCCCGGACACCTCGCGTGAGTACGCGGCGGGGGCTGCGGACGATCCGGCGCAGGCCCGCCGGGCGGCCAATCTCCACTTCTTCGGGAGCGGCTCGGCCGCGTTCGGTCCGGGTCCCGAGGGCCAGCGCGAGCTCGAGATGCTGAGGTTGTGGGAAGGGCGCTCCCCGCTGGCCGAACCGGTGCCCGGCGTCGAAGGCCTCGACTTCGAGACGCTGGCGCGGGCGATCTACCAGCCGCTCTTCGATGCACGGAAGGAGCACGCTTCGTGAAGGCGCTCGATCCGTGGACGATGCCCCTCTCCGGAACGGCGCTCATCGAGGCGAGCGCGGGGACCGGCAAGACCTACACCCTGACGACCCTCTACGTCCGGCTGCTCGTCGAACGACGCCTCCAGCCGCGCGAGATCCTCGTCGTGACCTACACGAACGCGGCGACCGCCGAGCTTCGCGACCGCGTGCGTAGTCGGGTCCTCGAGGTGATCGACGCAGGCGATCGTGCGTCGAAGGGCGAGGCGCTCGGCGACGACCCCGAGTCGGAGCAGCGTCTGCGCGACCTCGCCGAGAAGGCGGCGCAGGATCCGGCCGGCGATCCGCTCCTTCGCGCGCTCTCGGAGTTCGACGAGGCGGCGATCTTCACCATCCATGGCTTCTGTCAGCGAACCCTCCAGGAGAACGCCTTCGAGAGCGGGATGCCCTTCGATGCCGAACTCGTCGAGAGGTCGAAGCCGATCGAGCTGACCCTGGCCCACGATCTCTTCCGCCGGCTGATCGCCGACGAGGACCCGGGGATGGTTCGTTGGCTGGTCGACGGTCCCGGTGCGAAGTGGGGATTCGAGCCGGACGCGCTCTACGGGAAGATCCTGTCGCAGCTCGGTGCGGACGACGACATGCCGCTCCTGCCCGCGCGGGAGGGCGGGGATGGCGGCGACGGACTCTCGGCGCTCGTCGCCGAAGCGGCAGCCGCGCGCCGGACCTGGGCCGCCGCCTGGAGAGCGGGACGCGACGAGATCCGCGAGCTCTTCACCGATCCGAAGCGCATGAACCAGGGCAGCTACAAGCTCTCGCGGATCGATTCACAGTTCCTTCCCTACTTCGACGGCGTGGCCCAGCGAGTCGAAGACGCGGGGGACGACGACGGCGCGGTCACCGCGGTCCCGCTCCCCGAGAGCCATTTCAAGCAGTTCACGACCGCAGGCCTCGCGAAGGGGGCCAACAAGAACCAGGATCCGGTTGCCCACCGCGTCGTGGCCGACTTCGACGTCGTCTGGGCCCAGACCGCAGCAATCGAAGCGATGCGCGAGACGCGCGTCCTCGAGCTGCGGCGACGCTTCGTCGAGCTCGCTCGCGAAGAGGCCGCGCGCCGCCGCGACGAGCGTCATCTCTATTTCTTCGACGATCTTCTGAGCGAGGTCCGGCGCGCGCTTCGAGGCGACGGTGGCGAACGACTGACTTCGCTGCTCCGCGAGCGCTACCCCATCGCGTTGATCGACGAGTTCCAGGACACGGACCCGGTCCAGTACGACGTGTTCAGACGGGTCTGGCACGATGCGCCGAAGGAAGCCGGACTCGGACTCGTGTTGATCGGCGATCCGAAGCAGGCGATCTATTCGTTCCGCGGGGCCGACGTGTTCACCTACCTGTCCGCGCACGAAGACGCGGGCGAGGCGGTCTACGGTCTCGAACGCAACTACCGATCGGATCCGAACCTGATCGAGGCCGTGAACGCGCTCTTCGGTCGACCCAAGGATCCGTTCAGGGTCGGAAAGATCGAGTTCTCGCCCGTCGGCGCGCGCCCGGACTTCACGCCTTCATTCGACGCCGGACGAGGCGTCGGTGGCGCGCTTCGGATCCTGATGCTCGAGCGCGAGTCGATCGAGCAGGCGACGGGGCAGTCGATCGACGTCGCGTCCCTGCTCGAGGCGAGGTTCGGCCGGACGCTCGGGGTGCGCGCCGTCGCGAACGATCTCGCGCGGCGCCTCGATTCCGGTGCGCAGGTGAAGGGCGAGCCGCTCGCGCCGTCGGACGTCGCGATCCTGTGTCGCAAGAAGTCGGAGATCCGACTGATGCGGGAAGCCCTCGAATCATCGGGCATTCCGTGCGTCGACCGGGGAGAGGCGGACGTCTTCGAGTCGCGCGAGGCATGGGAGATGTCGAGCGTGTTGCAGGCGATGCTCCACCCGACGGACCCGGCCCGGCTTCGCGGGGCTTGTTCGACCGGTGCCCATGGTGCGGACGCCGCGAGAATCGCGGCGTTGTCCGACGAGTCGACGGACCTGGCCGAGCGCTCGGAGGCGTTTGCGGAGTACGGTCGGATCTGGACGCAGTCCGGCTTCGGCCGGGCCTTCGAGACCTGGCGTCGCCGAGAGCGCGTGACCGAACGGCTCCTCGCCTATCGCGACGGCGAGCGGAGGATCACGAACTGGCTCCACCTCGCAGAGCTGCTCCAGCGCTACGCCAGCGAGAACCGGCCGTCGCGGGGCGGCCTGGTCTCGGCCCTCGATCGCGCGATCGCTTCGTCCGAGGCCCGTTCGAGCTTCGGTGGCGAAGCGTCGCTCCTCCGGTTGGAACGCGACGATCGCGCGGTCCAGCTCGTGACCCTTCACGGATGCAAGGGGCTCGAGTATCCCCTCGTCTATCTGCCCTTCCTGTGGGAGGATCCGGATTCCGGTGGCCGAGCCACAGGGAAGCCGCCCGTCCGATTCCACGACGAGGAGACGGGCGAGCGAAGCTTCGATCTCGCACGCTCGAAGGCGAGCGTCGACGCGGCGAAGGCCGAGACCTTCGCGGAGGAGCTGCGCCTGCTCTACGTGGGGCTGACCCGTGCGCGTCACGAGTGCGTGATCGGCTGGGGGGCGTTCAAGACGGCACCGAAGACCCCGCTCGCGTCGCTTCTCGCAGGGGCGGACGAATCCGGGACCGAGCTCAAGAAGTGGAGTGACGACGAATGGGTGGCCGCGTTCGAGACGATCGCGGCGACGGGCGACGCGTCGGTCTCGGTCGAGACGATGGACCTCTCCGAACGATCGCCGTGGAAGGGCGAGGCACCGGAGGTCGCTGCCCTCGTCGCGCCCGATCCGCCGGCATCGCTTCCCGCGGCGACCCGGACCACCAGCTTCACCGGTCTCACCCGCGAAGGACACGCCGCCGGGACGCCGGTGGCGGGAATCGACGTGCTCGGGCGCGATCTCGATTTCGCGGTGGATGTGGCGGAGGAGGACTCGGCGCTCCCCGAAGCGCCGGACCTCGCGCGCGACCTCCATCTCTTTCCGCGCGGCGCCGAGGCGGGGACGCTGCTGCACTCGGTGCTCGAACTCGTCGATTTCCCGACCGTCGCGGCGCAGGGCAGCGAGCCCCACCGCGAGGAGGCGCTCCGCCTGCTCGCCGCGAGCGGGATGGAGCCCGGCCTCGTCGACACGGCGCTCGGGGTGGTGGACGCCGTCGCGACGACCCCGCTGCGACTCGAGCCCGCGCCGTTCCGGCTGGCGGATCTGGGCGTGGGCGCGTTGCGCCCGGAGATGGAGTTCACGCTCGGGGCGCCGGGGGGCGGGTTCACGCCGTCGGCTCTCGCCGCCGCCCTCGAACGCGCGCCGGAGGGTTCGCCGCTCCGACGGTATGCGCCCGCCGCTTCGCGTCTCGGCTTCACGGCGCTTCGCGGGTTCCTGCGCGGCTTCATCGACGCCGTCTTCTTCGACGGCGAGCGCTACTGCCTGGCGGACTACAAGTCGAACCATCTCGGTGCGCGGCAGGCGGACTATCTGCCGGATGCGCTCGTCGCGCCGATGATCGACCACGACTACGTCCTCCAGTACCTCCTCTACACGGTCGCCCTCGATCGTCACCTCGCGACCTGCCTTCCGGACTACGACTACGATCGCGACTTCGGCGGAATCTACTACCTCTTCCTGCGCGGCTTCGCGCCGGAGCACGCGCCGCTCTGCGGCGTGTTCCACGACCGACCGCCGCGGCAGATCGTCGAGCGCGTCTCGGCGCTCCTGGGCCGGGAGCCCGAGGAGCGCGCGGCATGACGCTTCCTCTCTTTCCCGAAGCGAGCGAGCGGCCGTCGCCGAGTGCGAGCGGCCGCGACGTGCTCGACCGCATGCGCGCGGCGGGGGTCCTGACGGCCCTCGACGCACAGTTCGCCCGGCGGCTCACGGCGCTCTACGAGGTCGAAGACGAGGGCGTCCGTTGGGCGGCGGCGGTCGTCTGTCACCAACAGGCGAACGGACACGTCTGCGCGGATCTGCGACAGCTCGCGCGGGACGGCCTCGTCGCGGAGCTCGGGGACGAGGTCCGGGTCGAGTCCGTGCTCCAGACCCACGACGACGTCGAGGCCTGGATCGAGACGATCGCGCGGAGTCCGCTCGTGACACGGGAGGGGGAAGAGATCGAGCCGCGGCCTCTCGTCCTCGACGTGAAGCAGCGGCTCTATCTCGCCCGGGAGTTCGAGGCGGAGGTCGGGCTCGCGCGCCGTCTCGCGGAGCGGGGCGCCGCGCCGGATTTTCAGCTCGATCCCGACTGGACCGAAGACGTGATCGCACGGCTCGCCGGGGACGGGGATCCCGCGGCGGCCTCCGCTCTCCGGGTCGGCTTGACGCGCCCCCTCGCGATCGTGACCGGAGGGCCGGGAACGGGCAAGACGACCCTCGTCGTGCGGTTGATCGCCGCGCTCGTCGAGCGCGCCCTCGAGCGTGACGAGCCCGCGCCGCGGGTCCGGCTCCTTGCCCCGACCGGGAAGGCAGCGGCGGCGATGGCCGGAGCGTTCGCGCGCGGCCGCGAGAACGTCGACGCACCGTCGGCGGTGCTCGAAGCCTTGCCGGAGCAGGCCGGCACGATCCAGCGCGCGCTGCTCGGTCAGTCGCGCCTCGATCGCTTCGGGCGCGCGCCGGACGTCCGGCTCGACGCGGACGTGGTCGTCGTCGACGAAGCGTCGATGGTCGACCTCGCCATGATGAAGCGACTCTTCGACGCGTGCGTCGACGTGCCGCGCGTCCTCCTCCTGGGCGACTCGGATCAGCTCGCGAGCGTCGAGTCGGGGGCCGTGCTCCACGAGCTGAGCACGCCCGAAGGCCACGGTGGCGGTCTCGATCGCTCGCGGGTCCGCCTGACGAGGAGCCATCGCTTCGACGCGGAGGGCGGGATCGGTCGGCTCGCCGCGGCGATTCGGGACGGGGACGTGGACGCGGTGCTCGCGCTCCTCGACGATCCGGCGGTCCCGGAGGTGTCGCGCTTCGACGCCACCCGGCCGGACGAAGTGATCGTCCGCGTCGTCGCGGAGGCCGAAGCGATGCATCGCGCCGTCGCCGAAGTCGGCGATCCCGCCGAGAAGCTCGCTCTGCTCGGCCGCCACCGCGTGCTCTGCGCCCATCGTCGCGGACCGCTCGGCGCGACGGCTCTCGGGGCGCGCCTCGACGAAGCGGCGGCCGCGGTCCACGCGACGACGACCCGCGCCGGCTGGTGGCGTGGGCGCATGCTCCTGGTGACACGCAACGCGCCGGATCAGGATCTCTGGAACGGCGACATCGGCCTGATCGACGAGACGACGAACGGTTTGCGGGCGCTCTTCCCCGACGGCCACGGTGGCGTTCGGTCGCTCTCGGCCGGCCGCCTGCCGAGTCACGAGAGCGCGGTCGCGATGAGCGTGCACAAGAGTCAGGGGTCCGAGTTCGACGAGGTCGACCTGGTGCTGGGCGACCGGTCTTCGCCGATCATGACCCGCGAGCTCTTCTACACCGGTGTGACCCGCGCGCGCGAGGCGATCCGGGTCTTCGCCTCCGCCCCGGCGATCCGTGAGATGATGGCGCGACGGATCGTGCGCGACTCGGGGCTCGCGGAGAGGATCTGGAGCGACTGATGGCGAGCGGACGCCGAAAGAAGCCGGGACGGCGCGGACGCAGCGCGGAGGAAGCCAAGTCCCAGCCCGATTTCGAGGGCGGGAGCCCCGGACTCGTCGTCGCCCATCACGGCGTCGCCGTCCTCGTCCGCTTCGACGACGGCAGCGAGCGCCAGGTCTGGCTCCAACCGGAGCAGAAGGCCGTCGTCGGCGACCGGGTCCGCGTCGACGGTGA includes:
- the recC gene encoding exodeoxyribonuclease V subunit gamma, with the translated sequence MLTVERSNRTERLFEGLATRLMAPGRSPLAPSTVIVQGPGMERWLAQSLARAYGVCANTEFIFPRDFLERVFAQVEGDARPAAGLWQGGRLVWAVARQLEALRDDPDFAPLALHLQAADGEWRLVQLAGEIAAMLDRYATHRPQWLHDWCEGRDLPTEGDARWQGRLVHALGQASADRPFADRALAVLEALESESAQAALAQAWPRGVEVFAVSTLLPVDLAVLDRVSRIVDVHLSILSPSRQWWAELWHEVRDAERAGLLQPGGLPMAPPPAEALIDPPTPAGRLLANLGRLGADFQRCLEELESAQEAPEDRYETPFAATLLGRLQRRFLDLDTPGEDERVVAADDDSIQIHRCHGPRRELEVVHAQLHEAFRALPDLVPEDVIVMAPGIDAIAPDIEAVFGALRREDGAIPHRIADRGAMRRSPVAETFVALLQLMTGRAGRGEVIDWLAREPARARFGLEADAVEEVAEWAARAGIRFGLDADHRASLGLAADPAHTWTEGLARLALSHAVGTTGAAYQDLAAERIGPMADPALLGAVGDVVDLLVAARRVASGRRSVGGWCRWLAELLDAACDGGDLSADEHVRIRTHLTRIAEDAEVVGFEDEIPFEAIRERVVGALTASPAPQAFLAGGVTFCELVPLRAIPFRVVVILGLVDGAFPRGRAAPGYDLMARAPRAGDRSQRSDDRYLFLEALLSARDRLILTAPARDVRDGSDLPLSIVVTELLEALDGTFVAEDGRALREQLVAEHALHGFSPSYFEGRPGLGRRGLDPDAYAGARARRQALQDGGGRVRRFLDEPIDAAHAVPPIDHLGLETLTALIGRPSRTFLRDRLHVRLPQEEDVVDELDPFTLDGLDRWGLGSALLQAMEEGASPEAALERLAASASTPRGVAGRSALRSILTQVLDVARVAAARRASGSLPDHRASLDLELASGRVVRLSGRLDHLTPAGRVLARFTKHGKRGELEDWVRHLFLCACVEEGADLEPHTFVVGRPTDTKQPRPVIEFEPVEGARRELVRLLDWALESGDGPLPFFPDTSREYAAGAADDPAQARRAANLHFFGSGSAAFGPGPEGQRELEMLRLWEGRSPLAEPVPGVEGLDFETLARAIYQPLFDARKEHAS
- the recD gene encoding exodeoxyribonuclease V subunit alpha, which translates into the protein MTLPLFPEASERPSPSASGRDVLDRMRAAGVLTALDAQFARRLTALYEVEDEGVRWAAAVVCHQQANGHVCADLRQLARDGLVAELGDEVRVESVLQTHDDVEAWIETIARSPLVTREGEEIEPRPLVLDVKQRLYLAREFEAEVGLARRLAERGAAPDFQLDPDWTEDVIARLAGDGDPAAASALRVGLTRPLAIVTGGPGTGKTTLVVRLIAALVERALERDEPAPRVRLLAPTGKAAAAMAGAFARGRENVDAPSAVLEALPEQAGTIQRALLGQSRLDRFGRAPDVRLDADVVVVDEASMVDLAMMKRLFDACVDVPRVLLLGDSDQLASVESGAVLHELSTPEGHGGGLDRSRVRLTRSHRFDAEGGIGRLAAAIRDGDVDAVLALLDDPAVPEVSRFDATRPDEVIVRVVAEAEAMHRAVAEVGDPAEKLALLGRHRVLCAHRRGPLGATALGARLDEAAAAVHATTTRAGWWRGRMLLVTRNAPDQDLWNGDIGLIDETTNGLRALFPDGHGGVRSLSAGRLPSHESAVAMSVHKSQGSEFDEVDLVLGDRSSPIMTRELFYTGVTRAREAIRVFASAPAIREMMARRIVRDSGLAERIWSD
- the recB gene encoding exodeoxyribonuclease V subunit beta — encoded protein: MKALDPWTMPLSGTALIEASAGTGKTYTLTTLYVRLLVERRLQPREILVVTYTNAATAELRDRVRSRVLEVIDAGDRASKGEALGDDPESEQRLRDLAEKAAQDPAGDPLLRALSEFDEAAIFTIHGFCQRTLQENAFESGMPFDAELVERSKPIELTLAHDLFRRLIADEDPGMVRWLVDGPGAKWGFEPDALYGKILSQLGADDDMPLLPAREGGDGGDGLSALVAEAAAARRTWAAAWRAGRDEIRELFTDPKRMNQGSYKLSRIDSQFLPYFDGVAQRVEDAGDDDGAVTAVPLPESHFKQFTTAGLAKGANKNQDPVAHRVVADFDVVWAQTAAIEAMRETRVLELRRRFVELAREEAARRRDERHLYFFDDLLSEVRRALRGDGGERLTSLLRERYPIALIDEFQDTDPVQYDVFRRVWHDAPKEAGLGLVLIGDPKQAIYSFRGADVFTYLSAHEDAGEAVYGLERNYRSDPNLIEAVNALFGRPKDPFRVGKIEFSPVGARPDFTPSFDAGRGVGGALRILMLERESIEQATGQSIDVASLLEARFGRTLGVRAVANDLARRLDSGAQVKGEPLAPSDVAILCRKKSEIRLMREALESSGIPCVDRGEADVFESREAWEMSSVLQAMLHPTDPARLRGACSTGAHGADAARIAALSDESTDLAERSEAFAEYGRIWTQSGFGRAFETWRRRERVTERLLAYRDGERRITNWLHLAELLQRYASENRPSRGGLVSALDRAIASSEARSSFGGEASLLRLERDDRAVQLVTLHGCKGLEYPLVYLPFLWEDPDSGGRATGKPPVRFHDEETGERSFDLARSKASVDAAKAETFAEELRLLYVGLTRARHECVIGWGAFKTAPKTPLASLLAGADESGTELKKWSDDEWVAAFETIAATGDASVSVETMDLSERSPWKGEAPEVAALVAPDPPASLPAATRTTSFTGLTREGHAAGTPVAGIDVLGRDLDFAVDVAEEDSALPEAPDLARDLHLFPRGAEAGTLLHSVLELVDFPTVAAQGSEPHREEALRLLAASGMEPGLVDTALGVVDAVATTPLRLEPAPFRLADLGVGALRPEMEFTLGAPGGGFTPSALAAALERAPEGSPLRRYAPAASRLGFTALRGFLRGFIDAVFFDGERYCLADYKSNHLGARQADYLPDALVAPMIDHDYVLQYLLYTVALDRHLATCLPDYDYDRDFGGIYYLFLRGFAPEHAPLCGVFHDRPPRQIVERVSALLGREPEERAA